GAACCTGCGCAATATATTGCtacttctttttttttcaagacatacaaaattaaaaagaaaaaaattattcgaagcaagttttattttcatcatttgttttttaattaaaaaaaaatggagaataaaaataaaattaattatttcttcgattttaattaaaaaaatatatatatgtttaagggattatatatatttacattgaATAAAAGAATGTGtaggagaaaaaaaaaaaataaaaatgaaatatatacgTCCATATTCcacaatatataaaacaaaaagaaaaatacataaaataattacactgttaattataaaatatggttGGCAACATGCTCACTCGAATTATTCTATTGCTGCTTTACACAGCTTAATCCCTTCATtctatatgtatatttttaatcatactcatttaaaaacattttatgataaaaaaaaaaaaaacacagaAAAACATGTACATGGTCAGGTAAATTAagaacatataaataaatacatattacCCTATTTAGTTCATAAGAACATATTataacaaattatataaacaaatttaatcACATTTTGTGtgtaacatatatatatgcattaaaaTATGTGAATATGGTTAGTATATTCcatattttctaaaaaattgcatacatatatatatgtctgAAAAGTTGAAAGGATACAACTTTTTTCCAATTTACTTTTTgaattttcaaattaatgatataattttatttttaaaaaattaattaatataaattaactgatattaaattatgtcATTCCATATGTTTTTCTATAAACGTTACAAATCGTTCtacaaaaaaagtaaaaataataataatattattataattgtctatctaatttgtttaatttatttccatttttttttattattaaattgttACTTGCATAGGCCTTTGGTGGAATGCAGGAAATATTCTTTCTATCaaattttctaaaaaaaaaaaaaacacatttTTACATGTATtagtcatatttttatttcattatttggcTATCTAGCCAATAACTAGCCATTtggtcatttttttttcgatttcTTACTGTATCGTTCTAAGGGTATGTtccactttttttttcaagctaaaattgaaaaacgataaaataaatgtcatacgtacatatatatatcttccATTTGAATGACAAAATATCgtaactttttaaaatgaaCATGCATAATATCACACTTACTTCCactttgtaaaaatatcaattattccaaaaaagaaaatccGGTTATTGTCGATATTGATCATGCCTCCATGGTCCCACTAAGAGAACGAAGCGGAAAACATATTGTAAAGAAgcagaaaaataaaataagaaaaaagtTTCGAAAATTTAGCATAGGCCAATAAGTACCTGATGAAATGGCTTTGCTGCTACACACAATCCAAACTCATCATAAACATGACGaatttcatttgttttttttttgtcccAACATACAACATCTCGTGACAGTTCTTTATAATGTATACCAAACAATAAAGAATAATCTAAAAgcaaattttcttttagaAAATTTGCATCGGActttaaaatgtttaacaatttttctttatattcaggtcctatatttataatatcccCTAATTCATCAATATCAGCATCTTTCAATGCTATCGTATGATCTTCTCTTTTTTCAGGAGGTACTGTTCTCCCAATTAAACTTCCCTTTATGTCATATCTTCTATGTATTTCAACCGCagatgaaaaaaagttattcATTACGATGAagtatatcttttttatcgTTTCTGCACAAGAAGGAAATGATATAAAGTGATATAAAGTAATATGAAGTGATAAAAAGAATAAGCAAACATATGCATGTACATGTGCATGTTCACTATCTTACTCGATGCGCTGTTCTGGTATTTTATGCTGTGAATTCCGTACATACGAGTTAAAAGAGAGTCTGGGTTTTTCTGGATGTACTTGTAGTATCGTGGAAGAAGTTTTTTTGACAATTTATGGATTCCCTTGTTTACCTGCAAATAATATCAGCATATACATGTGTAAGTTGAAAGGATAGAAACACACATAGGCAAATGTcgaataaatacatataaagaCGGATATTCAATATGCTAACTTTCCTGACTTACCGTTTTAATTATGTACTTCCCATTACTGGTGAAGTAAAAGAGAGAACCACTCTTTCCCTCAGATAAAAGCTCACTGAGAGTTGAAAGGTTCCCTAAAACCATATTACTTATGACTTGTTCAGGTCCCACTGatgttatatattctcTAGATTTTATACCAAAGAATTTtcgaatatttttaaatataattggtgaataatttttaaataaaactttTTGATATGGGCTTGAAGTAGATAGTTGTATAACATCAGTATGtcgataataatttaatatattatcaatattaaatttttttatcgcACATATACGTATACCTATCATCATATTCATAACTAAATCCCATCTTTCATGACCAAAATATACTGCAAAAAGTTTTGgagatttttttttttttttatgacgTATTGATACagataattttctttttttcgaagagttataataattagatttattaatataaatttttttattttgaaatttcCCTTTAGCATATTTTCCTAGCATCTCACTAGTttgatttaaaataatatttatttcattgtTTGAATTTGATACATTATTTGTACctctattattattattataatcgTCGATGGAATCATATGACGagcaataatatttttgggAAATTGTGATtgtatgtaaaaaatatctaaTTATAGAAACAGCTAGTAAGatacttttatatttttttatacgtTTATCTCGTGAATTTACATGCTTATGTTCTATAGTGTTAGGTTTTACATCTTCTTCAttagtattattatatataaaaatgtaaaaaaacataaaaaatattttatcataattttcatttttactaTCCTTATCATTCTTTAAACATTCTTctacatttattaatatttttctaatatgatataaaagTTCATCTTTTGTcagattattattaattacaAAATGTTGTGATTTAGTACctggaataaaaaattttttatctaaAATATCTTGGCTTAAttctaaattttttgtatctttatttgttctatttattaaaagttttatatcttcattttcttttacaaaattttgatattgtatatatttttcaagtaaatattttccagAATTATTTTCGTCTTTTGGATTACTTTCTTGAGATAAATATCCATCACTTTTACTTCCTTGATTTTCAATAAGTTCTACCATTCCATCACCCTTGTCACTTATTCTACTGTCACTACTACCACTACTTGCAATACTTCCCGCATCAATACCTTCCTCTTTATCATTATCATATACActactattattttctgaATCTATACTATCAAAATAATCCCATTTATTAGTTTGCTCATAATATTTctcttcattattattttcaatctTTGCTTTATCACCAtcgtttatattttcaattacttctttttcttctaccttttttacatattctttatatttatttatatatttattacacatatcaatatactttttattgtctttttttttttcaaaatcaaatattttGGATTTCAAATCAATAAATTTGGATTCCCCTTTATCAttatccattttattttcttcctctttatcattttgaaataaattattataattattatttacaaaagATTGAGCAGTCTTTGGTATTTCACTGTTTGAATGTGTATAACTTTTCAACTCCTCTCTCTTCCATTgctcattatttttagcaTGGttcatttcattttctttgtaTAGAGCGGAATACATTTTATCTGATGGGATCCCAACATTTTCTGCAATATGCTTCCctaaactttttaaatccTTTCCAATTTGTCCACCTTTTTTATCTGTTGTTTCATTCGGTTTTGTTTGATCCCCATCTTTATCATTCAATCCACATTCAAACAGTCTACCACTATCCTCATtcttttcttcatttttataaaatgttgAATTGTACTTTGTAGAAATATTGTGTAAATAAGAACTCTCATCATttgaatttaataaaatgtcATGTGTTTTAAAAGTGTTACTATAATTTCTATCCATACTAGTCCCCAAATTATTACTCTTATTTTCAAACATACTTATTTTACTTCCATTATGATCTTCTTTCCCTTGAAAAGAATATAAGCTAgctaattttttatcataattttttttttttttttgtttttttttttttataaacaaacTTGTAGTACCCCTTAAAAGAGATAATCTTGTACTCGTAGATTCAGAATaagatttttttaaatgactcaatactttttttccagaatcatttttatattttttttgtttttgtttttttttttttataattaattcattattttttataaaggTATCTGCAACTTTTGTATGGATCCCAAtaaatttcaaaaattcATGACACTTCATTGCTcttttataacattttaaatCCATTCTATATTTCCCATCATCACATAATATACTCAAAGATTTAAAAGTATATTTGACATGGCTTATTACTATTTCTTCTTCAGCTCCTAGCAAttgcttttttatatctttaatGCTTAGAATAATACGTTCAAAGTCTTCATAAGTTATATACTCCGAGTAGTTCTTATCTTCTTTATCATCTTTCCCATTTTCACCCTCTTTTGAGCCCTCCAATTTGACTGACGCACCTGATAAAATTATTCGATAAGACAATTTCAACTTATCACGTTTACTTCCTTTtaacataatatttattgctACACAAAATTCGTAAATATCAATATACCCATCATTGTTTAAATCAAAAgctttaaaaatacatttatatagaTAAGCATCTTTAATTGTTCCAAGAATTCCTAAACTTTTTTCAAActctttataatttaattgaCCATTGGGACATATTGAATAAaatcttttatatattattacaatttCGTGATCTGTTAATCTGgtcttttcttttatttttttttttaaattgcaTTCCAATGCGTTCCGCACATTTACATTGCCACATTTCATTTGTTCAGCCTTTTCAAATCTATAtttcactttttatatatcttgcaaaaaaaaaaattaacagcATATGTGCATGCATAAGTACACTAATGTAATATAGTATATGGCACGGTTGGTACTCCACAacaacttaaaaaaaaaa
This genomic stretch from Plasmodium vinckei vinckei genome assembly, chromosome: PVVCY_02 harbors:
- a CDS encoding phosphatidylinositol-4-phosphate 5-kinase, putative; its protein translation is MKCGNVNVRNALECNLKKKIKEKTRLTDHEIVIIYKRFYSICPNGQLNYKEFEKSLGILGTIKDAYLYKCIFKAFDLNNDGYIDIYEFCVAINIMLKGSKRDKLKLSYRIILSGASVKLEGSKEGENGKDDKEDKNYSEYITYEDFERIILSIKDIKKQLLGAEEEIVISHVKYTFKSLSILCDDGKYRMDLKCYKRAMKCHEFLKFIGIHTKVADTFIKNNELIIKKKKQKQKKYKNDSGKKVLSHLKKSYSESTSTRLSLLRGTTSLFIKKKKQKKKKNYDKKLASLYSFQGKEDHNGSKISMFENKSNNLGTSMDRNYSNTFKTHDILLNSNDESSYLHNISTKYNSTFYKNEEKNEDSGRLFECGLNDKDGDQTKPNETTDKKGGQIGKDLKSLGKHIAENVGIPSDKMYSALYKENEMNHAKNNEQWKREELKSYTHSNSEIPKTAQSFVNNNYNNLFQNDKEEENKMDNDKGESKFIDLKSKIFDFEKKKDNKKYIDMCNKYINKYKEYVKKVEEKEVIENINDGDKAKIENNNEEKYYEQTNKWDYFDSIDSENNSSVYDNDKEEGIDAGSIASSGSSDSRISDKGDGMVELIENQGSKSDGYLSQESNPKDENNSGKYLLEKYIQYQNFVKENEDIKLLINRTNKDTKNLELSQDILDKKFFIPGTKSQHFVINNNLTKDELLYHIRKILINVEECLKNDKDSKNENYDKIFFMFFYIFIYNNTNEEDVKPNTIEHKHVNSRDKRIKKYKSILLAVSIIRYFLHTITISQKYYCSSYDSIDDYNNNNRGTNNVSNSNNEINIILNQTSEMLGKYAKGKFQNKKIYINKSNYYNSSKKRKLSVSIRHKKKKKSPKLFAVYFGHERWDLVMNMMIGIRICAIKKFNIDNILNYYRHTDVIQLSTSSPYQKVLFKNYSPIIFKNIRKFFGIKSREYITSVGPEQVISNMVLGNLSTLSELLSEGKSGSLFYFTSNGKYIIKTVNKGIHKLSKKLLPRYYKYIQKNPDSLLTRMYGIHSIKYQNSASKTIKKIYFIVMNNFFSSAVEIHRRYDIKGSLIGRTVPPEKREDHTIALKDADIDELGDIINIGPEYKEKLLNILKSDANFLKENLLLDYSLLFGIHYKELSRDVVCWDKKKTNEIRHVYDEFGLCVAAKPFHQWDHGGMINIDNNRIFFFGIIDIFTKWNLKKKVEHTLRTIQKFDRKNISCIPPKAYAKRFVTFIEKHME